From Lates calcarifer isolate ASB-BC8 unplaced genomic scaffold, TLL_Latcal_v3 _unitig_950_quiver_259, whole genome shotgun sequence:
TGGACCACAATTTGAAATAAGCATGTAGCAAATAAGCTGCTATGTTCAAAAGCACCGATATAATCATTTCAAATATCTTCTGTTTTGACTTTGCAATTATGATTAAACTCGAGTTATACTCGAGCACAAGCGCCTCGgtcctgaccgcatcactgtcgtgctcaaatgacgttaaagcacaccctctcggtgTGTATATATTGCTTAAGTGTTACCAATATTTTTTAGGAGTCATTGATCTTGATTAGGCTAACAAATCCACTTTTCCCGCACCTTAACTCCTTGATAAGTGAAGGAATAAGGAAGAAATACTTACAAACTATTGTCAGTTCTTACATGGATATCTGATATGATTTCAGGGAGCCCAGAGTCTGAATTCAACAGCTTCTTAAACTCAAACCAATAGTGCATCTTATTGACAGTCAGCTGATCATGACAAAGATGTCTTATGGTGAGTCACAAACATAAAGTCATTTTCAGATGCTAATGCCTCACATTCATGAATTGCCTATACAGGTGTGCTTACTTCACTTATACCTGAGGAAGACTGTGGTTAAAACAGTATATCATTCAGGTCAACATGAAAGCATCAGCTGCTTTTTATGAGCACAATTTGGAGTCTGCTTTTCTATCTCTTATTCGGGTTACATATATGACCATCTCAAATAATATAACATTACAACAGACAGTATGAGTAGTAGTTTTGATGTGCGATGTCATGTTTGTATTATTAGCATTTAGACATGAGCATTTTAACAATCTTAAAATGTTATTCTCCAAAATtactgcttttgtcaatggagtctggtagtaatATATAGTGatttttctggttaaacaaaaaggatcttactctctaataaaaaggtctatctgtccataatgttgtcacacACCTAtgataacaatctgagtctgtcagtggcaaaaacaagcactttactGGACATACTTtgaccattcattcattcatttacattgcagctgtttgcagtggtCTTGTACACCATTCTTGCTCAGTACTACCCTtctcaatcatttacacccaaacacatgagaaaaaaggtccaggttcaaaaataccagaattatcttgtatattttaagttttatgtGATCATAAGTAGCATTTTGACTGAATGCTGAGACAAATCTCACACTACAGAGCAGTATAAGGTTTGTTCTTTTACCTGACATTAGGCCACTGTTGTCCTTTTCATgccctttttcttttaataaggTCAATACCGTCCCAGGAGAATCACAAAAAGGACTGTAATTTCTTCCCACAATATGGACAGTACATCATTTTTAAACCACTTGCACATCTGCAGCTGGCCTTACACATGGGAAGCACACAAGATGCAGGGGACATATCCAACACAAACTCAGAAATTGTGTAACAGTACCTATTGAGCTGATGCCCACAGGGTCATCAGTTGACCGGGGATAAAAACGACCAATTACAGCAGTGTCTAGCACCAACCCACCTTGAACACATCCATTGAATAAATTCATTCTGTTTGAAAGTTCTCAGAATCATTGTTTCCAGAAAATGATGTCATAAGGTGGTGATTCTATAAACTGTACATATTAAAGTGGCATTTCAATACTAAACTAGATCAGGTTGTAAAGGAGGATACAGTAACTGAATGGACTGTAGCCATTGTTACATGATGAACAGAAGGTTCATGGAGAGCCGTGGTTATATTTACAAGAGCACCCTGGGAGAAGGGATGTTTGGCAAAGTTGTGAGAGCACAGGCAACCAAACTGAACAGAACAGTTGCCATAAAGATTATTGACACAAAAAAGGTCAATTATTCAGAAAAGTTCCTGTCTCGGGAAATGGAGATCATCAGGTCTTTGAACCATCCCAACATTGTTAAGACTCTTGACATCTTTCAGTCAAAGACAAACACGgtaatgaatgtttttttcattactaCTCTTTTAGTTTTTATAGTTGTAAACAGCCAGCATGAGTTACTGTAGCAAAGATCAAGATCTTTAGATGTCTACAGGTCATACCCTTATGTACTTATCAAGAATTAATAGTAACttaataaataagaaaaataaagttccTTTTAATTTTAACAATTGATTTAATTGTTTACAAAAAGTTTTTAAGCACAAAGTGAAAGGTTGATGAAACAAGAACTTCCGTTCATCCATTATCTGGGGGGGGggcacaccctggacagatcatcaGTCTATCAGAGGGCTGATATATAAAGATAGATAACCATTCACatctatgggcaatttagagtcaccaaataacctgcatgtctttggactgacagaaaaaacctaaatcagatcagtatttcttATGCAACAACATCTCAGAAACCTCCAAAATAACATGTGGGGTTCCCCAAGGATTGATTTTAGGGCTACTGCCTTTTAATCTTTATATGTTGCCCctcagtgatgtcatcaggagATAGGTCATCTCTTTCTATTGTTATGCTGATGACACACAACTTTATGTGGCTGTGTCTCCTGATCACACACGccttaaatgtattttagatATTAATGTCTGGATgtcacaaaacattttacagagcaACCAAGACAAAACTTTTTACAGCCCAACCAATGACAAAACTGAATTCTTAGTCATAGGTTCTAAAGTTCAGAGAGAGAAGTTGGTAACAAAATTAGACTCCTCTGGTCTTACCTCAAGCCAACAAGCAAGAAATCACCCAAACACTTTAAAGCTCACATCAACCCTGTCTCTAAATCAGCTCTCTATCAccttaaaaacatttctaagGTGCaaccatttctctctctgagtgacACAGAAAAGCCTTTATATGAAGCAGGCTTGACTATTGTAATGCACTTTCATCTGGTCTGCCTAAAAATGCTATAAATCAACTACACCTAATCCAGAACTCTGCAGTCTGAGTGCTGATGAGGACTAGAAGGAGAGAACACATTACACCTAAAGTCATTACACTGGTTACCTGTCAGTTTCCATATTGATTTTAAGattcttttacttgtttttaaagCACTACATGGTCTTGTACCAGCTTACTTGTCACACATGCTTAAAACGTGTGAACCAATACGCCCCCTTAGGTCCTCGGGCACAAATCTATTAATTATTCCTAAGTACAGGACATAAACTTATGGTGAGGCAGCTTTTAGCTTTTATGCTCCAAGCCGCTGGAATAGTCTGCAGAACCTGAGATGAGAGGAAAGTGTTGAAATCTTTAAACACAAAAGTAAAACCTACCTCTTCAGCCTGGCTTTTGATGACATATAGTTCATAGACAAAACTTACTGGTTTTACTCATTTTACTCTATccttttatgtatttttattttatttatgtctttcaATTTGATTATATTTCACTTATCTGCTTATCTATTTGCTATTATTTATCTAAACCAATTTTAATGAACTCTGCTTTATTACTATTGATTTTAAAGTTCTAAAATTCTATTTTACTGTTCAGcattgtatttcttttctttaatttcttctgttttatattgtgaaGAGTTTTGAACTGAACCTGGAATagttttccaacagtcttgaaggagttccctgaggtgctgagcacttgttggctgctttgccttcacGCTGCGGTCcaactcatcccaaaccatctTAATTGGGTTAAGGTCTGGTGATTGTGGCCAAGTCATCTGACGCAGCACTCCACCACTCTCCTTCTTGGTCAAATAGCCTTTACATAGACTGGAGGTGTGTTTGCGGTCATTGttctgttgaaaaacaaatgatggtcCCATTAAGCACAAACCAGATGGGATGGCATGTTactgcagaatgctgtggtagCCATGCTGGTAAAGTGTGCTTCATTGTGGGAACCATACATGTAGAAACCATCTGCTCACCTTTTCTAAAGTGATCTTGTCTCATAATCATCTGTTTCAGACAGCTTTCAGTATCATAAGCAATCCAGGTAACTGTtgtctgtacaaaataaaatgaacttcTTGGAGCCAAAGCAGCATGTGTTCTGTCATGATGCCAATTTAAGTAAGTTTAAGTTCAATCATCAGACATTCAGCAGGTTTATACATACGTACAGAAGCTGGATTTCTGTTAAGACAACATATTAAATCAATGCTGACCTTTAAATCAATGCAGTCTTTCCAATTAACTGGCATCAGTAGtaactatatactatataccTGATTTAAATTGAttgatgacaatgatgaaaaGTCAGGATATCACCAGATATTCATATTTCtatggggaccatgaatgtctgtaccaaactTCAGGTCAATCCATTCAGTAGCTGTTGGATGAAATGGATATTCACTTACAGCCAAAAAAGGttaacctgctggtggtgctagagaGAGAGTCAAAGCATCACCAAAACCAGTAGGATTCACCCCCTGTGAACCACAAATATCTGAACAAAATTTAATGTCAATTTATTCAATAGTTGTTGAGCTATTTCAGTATGGGCCACAGAGCCACACCCCACTAACATGGCTAAAAGTGCTACAGTTTATGTAAAGGGCCCAAATTTCTAATTGAATGTTGTTGTCtaattgtttgtttatttgttttttgcatcCATTACACATCTGCATATTTTACTGCATACATTTCTATTTATAGGTCTATGTGGTAATGGAGTTCTGTGTGAAAGGAGACCTCTTGAAGCATATCAATGTCAATGGGGCCTTACCTGAACATTCAAGCTGCAGGCTTTTCACACAGCTGTGCGGGGCTGTCCAGTATCTTCACAACAAGGATGTGGCCCACAGAGACCTTAAATGTGAAAACCTGCTGCTGGACACATTTCACAGCCTCAAAGTGTGTGACTTTGGGTTCAGCAAAAGGCTCACTTACACAGATGGGCAGATGGTCCTGAGTGAAACCTACTGTGGCACCTCGTCCTATGCAGCACCGGAGATTTTGCGAAGTTGTCCATACAACCCCAAGGTGTCTGATGTGTGGAGTATGGGAGTTGTGCTGTATATGATGCTCTATGCATCAATGCCCTATGATGCATCCAATATTAGGAGGATGGTGGAAATTCAAATTCAGCATAACATAAACTTCCCAAGCATTCTGTCTGTTTCATCTGAGGCCAAAGACCTCATCCGAAGCATTCTGCACCCTGTTGTGGAGCAGAGGATCACAATCAGCAACATATTACAGAGCTCTTGGATTTTGAGGGAAGGGAGAATGGAGGATGGTGAAGAAGTCTCCACATCATACGCTGGCTCTACACAGGAAGGACCGCCAGATGAAAAGACCAAAGAGGATAAGGAACATTCGAAAGACAATTCAGATCCAGGGGAAGGACCGTCAACTCCTAATCCAAATCCATAATGTCACATTGAAATTAGAAGCTaactaaatttaaaataaatgcatttataGACACACTCTGTGAAAAGGCAAGCAGCTGTATAATGTTTGAGTTTATTCAATCATGTGGCCATTTATATGAATTTTGACAAACAAAGTTTTTATTGTTGACGTACCAGATAGTGataatgtttaatgtgaaaaacGTACAAAAAGTTTAGATTTACTGTATGACTTCCATAGAGTTTGATGATTTGTcagagacagataaaaaaaagaatgatcaAAAATGAGGCAGCAGAGGTTGAGACATATTTACATATGAATATTAAAAAGTGGTCGTCAGAAAACCAAAATTGTCCAAAAACTAGacttgtaaatgtaaaataacatcAGACTCTCCTCTCCTTGCTGAAAGTGGAGGAAGCTTAACTCTCCTAATGAGTCCTTGAATATTTTTCACAAAGACTCCTCTTCTGAGATTCTTCATAAAACAAGCTTATTCTTGAGGATCCTATGCATAACCATGGTTTTCCAAGGACCTCATAATCCTCACACTGATTCAAAAATATGTCTACTGCCATTTGTACTCCTAGACGCTGTAGGAattatttcattcttttattattttactgttttaaacttttcaaCCTACtacaacaacatacaacatacaaTCAACATACTTGAGACTTGTGTCACAGAAATGAacttaaacaaattaaatattcatgatgaATGATGATTCACAGAGTACAGCGGGAAACGCCTAAAGTCAACCGGACTCATGGTTCTAAAGATTATCTTGttagattttc
This genomic window contains:
- the tssk6 gene encoding testis-specific serine/threonine-protein kinase 6 — encoded protein: MDCSHCYMMNRRFMESRGYIYKSTLGEGMFGKVVRAQATKLNRTVAIKIIDTKKVNYSEKFLSREMEIIRSLNHPNIVKTLDIFQSKTNTVYVVMEFCVKGDLLKHINVNGALPEHSSCRLFTQLCGAVQYLHNKDVAHRDLKCENLLLDTFHSLKVCDFGFSKRLTYTDGQMVLSETYCGTSSYAAPEILRSCPYNPKVSDVWSMGVVLYMMLYASMPYDASNIRRMVEIQIQHNINFPSILSVSSEAKDLIRSILHPVVEQRITISNILQSSWILREGRMEDGEEVSTSYAGSTQEGPPDEKTKEDKEHSKDNSDPGEGPSTPNPNP